Part of the Wolbachia endosymbiont (group B) of Eucosma cana genome, TAAATATGTATTTATTGAGCTTTAATATCTGTTCGCTTATGAACCTTGCTTCAGCTTTCCCGTCCCATAATTTTATTAGATTTACCTTTTCCCCTTCAATGTTTGTTGTCCACATTTTTTTTTCTAAGCGAGTCTTATTGTGATTGATCACATATGATGCAGTTGCAATTATGTGGGATGTTGACCTGTAGTTACACTCCAGTTTAACGGTTTTTGCATTTTTAAAATCATCGGAAAATTTCAAAATATTTTCAACTTCTGCACCACGCCAACTGTATATCGACTGGTCATCATCTCCTACACAGCAAATATTTGAATGCTCTTTTGCAAGGTATTTTAGCCAAAGATATTGTATTGCATTTGTATCTTGATATTCATCTACCATGATATATTTAAACTTGTTTTGGTAGTAGGACAGAACCTCGGTCTTTTTATTAAAAAGTTGTATGTTATATAACAATAAGTCACCAAAATCGACAGAGTTAAGGAATTTTAACCTTTCCTGATACTGGTAATAGACTTTGAGTGCAGTTACGTAAACTGGCCTAAATGATTGAACGTCTTCCACTTCAGACGGCAATAAACACTTCTCTTTCCACTGCTGGATGATATTCATAATGGTCTTACATTTTTCTGATAGGTAATCAGGGCTTATTTCATTAATAATATTTTTTATTACCTGTAATTGATCATCCACACCAATGATTGTGAAATTGGAATTTAAGCCCACAATTTCAGCATGATGACGTAAAATTTTTGCTGCAATTGCGTGGAAGGTGCCAAGCCATGGTATATTTGTGCCCGTAAGTTCAAGCACTCTTGATATCATTTCATTTGCTGCTTTGTTCGTGAATGTAACTGCTAAGATCTCATCGGAGTAAGCGTAGCCATTTCGAATTATGTGCGCTATTCTTGAAGTGATCGTTCTTGTTTTTCCCGTTCCGGCTCCTGCCAGTATTAAAATTGGTCCATCTATGTTAGTTACAGCTGATTGTTGTTCTGGATTTAGCAGCGAGAGATAATCGTTCATTGCAGCACTATAGATTATAACTTCGTAAAGTTAAACCTATGATCGAAATATTGTAAAGGTCTTATTGAACATAACAGTCAACTCATTCAAGTACTACATATTTAAGCGTAGGGATTTGTATCTATCTTATTTGAGTAATTAGTGTATGCTGAGTAACAATAACTTGATTTGAGATATTGGCATCAAAACTTCTGCTTGTTGGATGAATAGGTAGAGTTTGAAATGGCTTAGACTTATGATTCAGTTCCTTCATCATTTCCTCAGCTTTAATAGGAAGTTTTTCTGAAATATAGAAGTTATGCATTTCAGGTCGTTCAGTGAAATTTTCATATATTTCTTTCAACCAAGCTCCAATATCATATATAAAACCATATGCTTTTTCTTTAAATTCTCTCCATGATCTGCCTAAACTGGCTAGTGTATTATTGAAGTAAATTGTCACATAATCTCTTGTGGTATATTGATAACTCTCTCTATTTAATTTTTCACTTTGCTTGTCACAAGTTTTGAAGTAACCAAATATGTTATACATTTTGAGCCATCACTAACTATTAATATACATATACTATAAGTTAATAAATTAAAACCGTCAAGAGTGTTTATTGCATTACTGAGAAAATGCTCTATTTAAAATGGAGCTGAAGCTTGTAGTAGAATGTTTTCAAACGTTTAATATAATATTGACTTTACAGCAATAATTACTTTAAGTTAGTAGCTATTGTTGCAGTTAAAG contains:
- a CDS encoding ATP-dependent helicase, encoding MNDYLSLLNPEQQSAVTNIDGPILILAGAGTGKTRTITSRIAHIIRNGYAYSDEILAVTFTNKAANEMISRVLELTGTNIPWLGTFHAIAAKILRHHAEIVGLNSNFTIIGVDDQLQVIKNIINEISPDYLSEKCKTIMNIIQQWKEKCLLPSEVEDVQSFRPVYVTALKVYYQYQERLKFLNSVDFGDLLLYNIQLFNKKTEVLSYYQNKFKYIMVDEYQDTNAIQYLWLKYLAKEHSNICCVGDDDQSIYSWRGAEVENILKFSDDFKNAKTVKLECNYRSTSHIIATASYVINHNKTRLEKKMWTTNIEGEKVNLIKLWDGKAEARFISEQILKLNKYIFSDIAVLVRATFQTRVLEEYFIKYSIPYRIISGVKFYERQEIRDIIAYLRLVTNNNDDLAFERIVNRPKRSIGATTLKKIYTTAQDNKISFFQAAKILVNSDQVTERIKLSLNDFLNKIKAWEEIVSVKPLHEFVKIVANQSGYMEMLENEGVTGLARIENVKELIASLKNFDSAITFLEHISLVMEVDNMNSDDNVYVMTLHAAKGLEFPCVFLPGWEEGLFPHQRSFEDKSGKALEEERRLAYVGITRAKERLVISCADRREINNQWQPMRTSRFIKELPRENVEVIKNSAYC